A single Cyclopterus lumpus isolate fCycLum1 chromosome 3, fCycLum1.pri, whole genome shotgun sequence DNA region contains:
- the LOC117749166 gene encoding COUP transcription factor 2-like isoform X1, which translates to MAMVAWRNTEGVGDAQGTLSSPVASLSLPAELTAHMNPVSSLEIPSSAAAAHQGAPPPNASGIAAATTTVNNNNNNTSSSSSSSSSMDKQQSQHIECIVCGDKSSGKHYGQFTCEGCKSFFKRSVRRNLSYTCRANRTCPVDQHHRNQCQYCRLKKCLKVGMRREAVQRGRLPTQSYHGQFALTNGDPLQCHSYLSGYISLLLRAEPYPTSRFGSQCLQGNNIMGIENICELAARMLFSAVEWARNIPFFPDLQVTDQVALLRLTWSELFVLNAAQCSMPVHVAPLLAAAGLHASPMSADRVVAFMDHIRVFQEQVEKLKVLHVDTAEYSCIKAIVLFTTDACGLSDVTHVEGLQEKSQCALEEYVRSQYPNQPNRFGKLLLRLPSLRTVSSSVIEQLFFIRLVGKTPIETLIRDMLLSGSSFNWPYMPIQ; encoded by the exons ATGGCGATGGTGGCATGGAGAAACACCGAGGGCGTCGGGGACGCGCAGGGGACCCTCTCCTCCCCGGTCGCATCGCTGTCTCTGCCCGCGGAACTGACGGCGCACATGAACCCGGTGTCCTCCCTGGAAATACCCTCCTCGGCGGCGGCGGCACACCAGGGCGCACCGCCGCCCAATGCGTCCGGCATCGCCGCCGCGACCACCACcgtcaacaataacaacaacaacacgtcctcgtcctcgtcctcgtcctcgtccatGGACAAGCAGCAGAGCCAGCACATCGAGTGCATCGTGTGCGGGGACAAGTCCAGCGGGAAGCACTACGGACAGTTCACGTGCGAGGGATGTAAGAGCTTCTTCAAACGCAGCGTCAGGAGGAACCTGTCCTACACCTGCAGGGCCAACAGGACCTGTCCCGTAGACCAGCACCACCGCAACCAGTGCCAGTACTGTCGCCTCAAGAAATGCCTCAAAGTCGGCATGAGGAGGGAAG CTGTCCAGAGGGGCAGACTTCCTACCCAGTCTTATCACGGCCAGTTTGCTCTGACAAACGGAGACCCCTTGCAGTGTCATTCCTATCTATCGGGATacatctctctgctgctgcgGGCCGAGCCCTACCCGACCTCCAGGTTCGGCTCCCAGTGCCTGCAGGGCAACAACATCATGGGCATCGAGAACATCTGCGAGCTGGCCGCCCGGATGCTCTTCAGCGCCGTGGAGTGGGCCCGCAACATCCCTTTCTTCCCGGACCTGCAGGTGACGGACCAGGTGGCCCTGCTGCGCCTCACGTGGAGCGAACTGTTCGTCCTGAACGCCGCGCAGTGCTCCATGCCCGTGCACGTCGCGCCGCTGCTCGCCGCCGCCGGCCTCCACGCTTCCCCGATGTCCGCGGACCGGGTGGTGGCCTTCATGGACCACATCCGGGTCTTccaggagcaggtggagaagcTCAAGGTGCTGCACGTGGATACTGCGGAGTACAGCTGCATCAAGGCCATCGTTCTGTTCACCACAG ATGCCTGTGGTCTGTCGGACGTGACGCATGTGGAGGGTCTGCAGGAGAAATCCCAGTGTGCTTTAGAGGAGTATGTGAGGAGCCAGTATCCCAACCAGCCGAACAGGTTTGGAAAGCTGCTGCTCCGCTTGCCTTCCCTCCGCaccgtctcttcctctgtcataGAGCAGCTTTTCTTCATCCGTCTCGTGGGGAAAACGCCCATAGAAACTCTGATAAGGGACATGCTGCTGTCCGGGAGCAGCTTCAACTGGCCGTACATGCCTATACAATAG
- the LOC117749166 gene encoding COUP transcription factor 2-like isoform X2, with product MAMVAWRNTEGVGDAQGTLSSPVASLSLPAELTAHMNPVSSLEIPSSAAAAHQGAPPPNASGIAAATTTVNNNNNNTSSSSSSSSSMDKQQSQHIECIVCGDKSSGKHYGQFTCEGCKSFFKRSVRRNLSYTCRANRTCPVDQHHRNQCQYCRLKKCLKVGMRREVISFYAAVQRGRLPTQSYHGQFALTNGDPLQCHSYLSGYISLLLRAEPYPTSRFGSQCLQGNNIMGIENICELAARMLFSAVEWARNIPFFPDLQVTDQVALLRLTWSELFVLNAAQCSMPVHVAPLLAAAGLHASPMSADRVVAFMDHIRVFQEQVEKLKVLHVDTAEYSCIKAIVLFTTDACGLSDVTHVEGLQEKSQCALEEYVRSQYPNQPNRFGKLLLRLPSLRTVSSSVIEQLFFIRLVGKTPIETLIRDMLLSGSSFNWPYMPIQ from the exons ATGGCGATGGTGGCATGGAGAAACACCGAGGGCGTCGGGGACGCGCAGGGGACCCTCTCCTCCCCGGTCGCATCGCTGTCTCTGCCCGCGGAACTGACGGCGCACATGAACCCGGTGTCCTCCCTGGAAATACCCTCCTCGGCGGCGGCGGCACACCAGGGCGCACCGCCGCCCAATGCGTCCGGCATCGCCGCCGCGACCACCACcgtcaacaataacaacaacaacacgtcctcgtcctcgtcctcgtcctcgtccatGGACAAGCAGCAGAGCCAGCACATCGAGTGCATCGTGTGCGGGGACAAGTCCAGCGGGAAGCACTACGGACAGTTCACGTGCGAGGGATGTAAGAGCTTCTTCAAACGCAGCGTCAGGAGGAACCTGTCCTACACCTGCAGGGCCAACAGGACCTGTCCCGTAGACCAGCACCACCGCAACCAGTGCCAGTACTGTCGCCTCAAGAAATGCCTCAAAGTCGGCATGAGGAGGGAAG ttatttctttctaTGCAGCTGTCCAGAGGGGCAGACTTCCTACCCAGTCTTATCACGGCCAGTTTGCTCTGACAAACGGAGACCCCTTGCAGTGTCATTCCTATCTATCGGGATacatctctctgctgctgcgGGCCGAGCCCTACCCGACCTCCAGGTTCGGCTCCCAGTGCCTGCAGGGCAACAACATCATGGGCATCGAGAACATCTGCGAGCTGGCCGCCCGGATGCTCTTCAGCGCCGTGGAGTGGGCCCGCAACATCCCTTTCTTCCCGGACCTGCAGGTGACGGACCAGGTGGCCCTGCTGCGCCTCACGTGGAGCGAACTGTTCGTCCTGAACGCCGCGCAGTGCTCCATGCCCGTGCACGTCGCGCCGCTGCTCGCCGCCGCCGGCCTCCACGCTTCCCCGATGTCCGCGGACCGGGTGGTGGCCTTCATGGACCACATCCGGGTCTTccaggagcaggtggagaagcTCAAGGTGCTGCACGTGGATACTGCGGAGTACAGCTGCATCAAGGCCATCGTTCTGTTCACCACAG ATGCCTGTGGTCTGTCGGACGTGACGCATGTGGAGGGTCTGCAGGAGAAATCCCAGTGTGCTTTAGAGGAGTATGTGAGGAGCCAGTATCCCAACCAGCCGAACAGGTTTGGAAAGCTGCTGCTCCGCTTGCCTTCCCTCCGCaccgtctcttcctctgtcataGAGCAGCTTTTCTTCATCCGTCTCGTGGGGAAAACGCCCATAGAAACTCTGATAAGGGACATGCTGCTGTCCGGGAGCAGCTTCAACTGGCCGTACATGCCTATACAATAG